The genomic interval CAGTGCGGTAGGGGGTCAGCACTATTTCGGTGCGATCGCCCGGTCGAGGGGTTAAAAATCGTGTTTCAGGGCAAGCGTCAGCAAGCTGCGCCCGCACGGTGTCCGCCCCACCCGCTCTGTTAAGAATCTGGGCAAGCAACCCTGTATACTGCACATTGCCCCCTTCCGTCGTGGGCAGCATCACTTGAGGCCGCACCCGCTTTGCCAAATCCACCGCTGTTTGATAGCCCTGGATAATGGGCCCCGCCATCGGAACCGTGAGGTCAGCGACCGGGGTAATCACCACATCAATGGGCGCAAAGGCGTCGAGGGAATCATCGGGAAAGCCGTGGGGTTCGTAATACAAAGTCAGCCCCGTGGCTAAGTCGGTCAGGATGTAGGCATTCTCGGTTAGGAAGGGGCCAATGGCCGCACCGGGAACGGCTCGAATTCCAATGGTATTGTTGAGCTGAAAACCTTTACCAGCGGGTAATGGGGTCACTTGGGCATATCCCAACTTGGTGACGACTTCGGCTGCATTGGGGGAGGCGACCACGGGAATTTGCCGATCCATCTGGCGTAGCGTTTCGGGGTGGGCGTGATCGGGTAATCCCTGGGATAGCAGAATAAGGTCGATATCCCCTGGAATAGGGTGAGGGTGAGGATTTTTACCTTCAAAGAACCAGGGAGCCTTCAGAAATACTAGGTCTCCCACTAGCCAAGGATCAACGAGAATTCGCCTA from Synechococcales cyanobacterium T60_A2020_003 carries:
- a CDS encoding MBL fold metallo-hydrolase, with protein sequence MYLTWLDNNSWLWEINGRRILVDPWLVGDLVFLKAPWFFEGKNPHPHPIPGDIDLILLSQGLPDHAHPETLRQMDRQIPVVASPNAAEVVTKLGYAQVTPLPAGKGFQLNNTIGIRAVPGAAIGPFLTENAYILTDLATGLTLYYEPHGFPDDSLDAFAPIDVVITPVADLTVPMAGPIIQGYQTAVDLAKRVRPQVMLPTTEGGNVQYTGLLAQILNRAGGADTVRAQLADACPETRFLTPRPGDRTEIVLTPYRTAAPKG